The genomic stretch CATGTGAGCTCAGATTAACGTTTGATGATGAATAATGGAACTGCTATTCTTTGACCTTCACCTTGCTTCCTGACTGAAGGTCGGGCGGCGGTTTCAGGACGACCCTGTCGCCGGGGGAGAGCCCCTTTCCCACTTCGACCATCCGGCCGAACGGATCTCCGAGTTCCACCGGCTCCGCGGTCACTGCGTCGTCCCTGACAAGGAACACAATTTTCTTTCCGTCCCTCACCGCGATCGCATCGGCGTCGACAGCAAGCCTCGGTTTCGAAGAGAGGGAGTCGCCGGTCCCTTTTGCGAGAAAATGGACCTTGGCCCCCATCTCCGGAAGGACCCGTTTATCGCGCTCAAGGAAGCGGATCTTCGTGAGCACGGTCGCTTTCGCCCGGTCGGCGGTCGGAACGATTTTGTCCACCATCCCCCGGTACCGCTTGTCGGGGTAGGCGTCGAGGGCGATTTCACACGGCTGCTCCTGCGCGATCCGCTCGATGTTGGACTCGGAGACGTCCGCCTCGACTTCCAGCGAAGACATGTCGGCGAGCGTCACGACCGCCACCTTGGAGCTGGCGCCTGCCGCGAACGGGGCGACCACTTCGCCGACGTCGGCATTCTTCGTGAGGATCGTTCCGTCGAACGGCGCGCGGATCATCGTATTCTCGAATTGCACCTGCGCCCACTTCAGGGCGGCGTCTTTCGATTGGATGGTCGCCACGACCCTGTCGTAGCGCGCCAGCGCCCCGTCGTATTCGGCCTGCGAGATCAGTCCGCGGGCCAGCAGCGCCTTGGCGCGGTCGAGCGAACGGGAGGCGTCCGCGCGGTCGGCCCGGGCCAGTTCCAGGTCCGCCTTTGCCTGGGCCAGTGCGGCCTCGACGTCGGCGCTTTCGATCCTGGCGATAATGTCCCCCTTTTTGACACGGTCTCCTTCATGATATCCGAGAAAGACGATGCGGCCGGTGGCCTTTGAGGCGATCGAGGCCTTCTGTTGTGCCACGACGTAGCCGCTGGCGGTGAGGATCTCATTCGACTGGGAGGGCGAAACGAAGGCGACCGTCGTCACGTCCACGAGGACGGCGCCGCCCACCGAGCTGCGGATGAAAATGAATGCGACGAGTCCGAGGAAGAGCGCCCCGGCAAGATAGAGGATAAGCCCGCTCCTGGACCGCGGGGGTTCCCCGGTTTCGCGCCGGATTTTAAGTTTTGAGAGGTCTTCCTGTGCCGTTTGCAAAACTCTGTACGAGAAAGTGAAGAGTGGAATGAATTGGGGCGGTGGCGGAAAGATAGAAAAATCGGAAATGGTTTGCAAGTGGAGCTCTCCCGCTTGAATATCAGGCTAAGTTTTTGCTTATTTTAGCGAACAATGTATATCCTGGGGATTGAGACATCATGTGACGAGACATCTGCGGCCGTCCTGCAGGACGGTGTGGTGCGATCGAACGTGATCTCCTCGCAACTTATCCACAGCCAGTATGGCGGAGTCGTCCCGGAGCTTGCATCGAGGGCCCACCAACGGCTGATCGTCCCCGTCGTGGACGATGCCCTCAGGATCGCCGGAATCCGGAAGAATCAGCTCGATGCCGTGGCAGTCACCTACGGCCCCGGCCTGATGGGGGCGCTCCTGGTGGGCCTCAGCTTCGCCAAGGCTCTTGCCTACGGTCTCCGGATCCCGCTCATTGGCGTGAATCACATGGAGGCGCATATCTATTCGAATTTCATCGGCGATCCCAAGCCGGAATTTCCCTTTCTCTGTCTGATTGTCTCCGGAGGACACACGCAGCTTGTCCTCATCCGGCAGCCGCTCGAACATGAACTGCTCGGGGAAACGCTCGATGACGCCGCGGGAGAGGCGTATGACAAGGTGGCGAAAATGCTGGGGCTCGGGTTCCCCGGGGGCCCGGCAGTCGATAAGCTCGCCCGGGAGGGGGATCCCCATTTTGTCGAGTTTCCGCGCTCCCTCCTGGGGGACGACAGCCTGGATTTCAGTTTCAGCGGGGTGAAAACCGCGATGCTCTACTGGCTACGGGATAACGGACATCTTCACCCGGGAAACCATGCGCCTGGAAGCGTCAAGCCTCCCGCCCCGGTGGCAGACCGGATACCTGACCTCTGCGCGAGTTTTCAATCCTCCATCATGGACGTGCTCGTCGAAAAGCTCCGGCGGGCGGTGGTCAGTACCGGCGTGGGGAACGTCGGCATCGCAGGCGGAGTCTCCGCGAATTCAGAGCTCAGGCGGCGGGCTGAAGCCCTGGCGCGAGAGAGAGGGTTCCGGCTCTTCATCCCCCGGCTGGAATATTGCACGGACAATGGCGCGATGATCGCAATGGCGGGAACTCTCCGGTTCATGAAAGGCATCACAGCCGGTTTGGAGCTGAACGCCGTCCCGAACCTGTCCCTCTGATGGGGCGCAGGGGACTCCTGTGATCGATCGCGTGAGCGCGAGTCCTTCAGGCGATCGTCTCGTGGCGCGCGCGTTGCCTGTGATACTTGCCGGAGGGGGAGCCATGTGCGTCTATGCGGCATGGAACGCCTTCCGGGTGAACGGGGCGTTCGGTTTCCCTCTCGACGATCCCTGGATTCACCTGCAGTTCGCAAGGAACCTGCACGATTATGGGGTGTTCTCATACTATAAGAATGAGATGGCGACCTCGGGATCGACTTCCCCGCTTTATACCGCGCTGCTCGCGCTTGGCTTTTTCATCATCCCGAACGAATTCGCCCTGAGTTACACATTCGGGATCGTTTTCCTGCTCCTCTCCGCCTTTGTTCTCTTTAAACTCGCGCGGCTCCTTCTCGGGAGCCAGCTCGCGGCCGTCGGAGCGGCGCTCCTCCTCCTCTTCGAGCCCCGGTTGGAATGGGTTGCCCTTTCAGGAATGGAAACGACGCTCTTCGTACTGGCGATCCTTTCTGCCTGGTACTTCTACGCTACCCGGAACAGGCTCGCCCTCGGCCTTTGCGCCGGACTGGCGATATGGGTCCGCCCGGATGCGGTCATTTTCCTGGCGGCGCTCTCCATTGATGTCCTCTACCGGCGATCCCTCTCCCGACCCGCGGCGTCCGGCAGGAAAACGGCGCCGGTTGCGCCACAAGGATCGGCCTGGCTCCTCCGGCCAGTCCTGATCGCGGCTCTCCTCGCGTGCGCCTACATCGCGTTCAATCTCTGGCTGTCCGGGTCGATCTTTCCGAACACCTATGCGGCGAAGTTGAAGAAGTACTCGGGGGGCACCGAACATTTTCTGGCCGAGGTATGGACATTCATAACCGCCGGGCACCTCGTCCTGTTTTCGCTCTTCATGGCCATCGGGACTCTCTCGGTCGTCCGGTCCGTTGCCGGGCGAAAGGAGGAGGGTCTTCTCCTCGCTCTCCTCTGGCCCGCAGGGATGATTCTTGCCTACTGGAAGAACCTGCCCTACCTCTACCAGGAGGGAAGGTACGTGATGCCGATTCTCCCCTTCATCATACTCCTGGGCCTCAGGGGAGTGTCAACATCACTCCTGGTGGCCGGGAAGGCTGTCAGGAGCCTCACACGGCGGAGAGTCATGTCCCTCGCCACGGCGGGGCTCATCGCTCTTTTCTGGATACAGTTTGCCTCGGCGTCATGGGAGATGAAGGAGAGGTACGCGGACTCGTGCAGATACATCGGCGAACGGCAGGTGCGAACCGCGATGTGGATCCGCGAGCATCTCCCCGAAACCGCATGTGTCGCGACCCACGATATCGGGGCCATAGGGTTCTATTCCGGCCGGAGGGTGGTCGATATGGTCGGCCTCGTCTCCCCCGAAATGATCGACAATATCGGAAGCCTCGACAAACTGATGCGCTTCCTGATCCGCAGGAAGGTCACGCACCTTGCGGTGCTGCGGAACTGGTTTGAGGTGGTCAACGAAAACCCGCTGTTCCAAACGGATGAACTCTCTCCGGAAATTATGGAGGTGTTTCCATTCGATCCCGCCCGCACACACTTCACCCCCGGAGTCGTGGGCGAGATGACCGGGAGCGCTGAATATTACCTCTCGAAAGGCGACCCGCGCAGCGCGCGGTCCATCCTCGAGCAATCGCTGAGAAGCGATCCCCGTTCTTCGAGGACGCATTATCTGCTGGGCCGGGCGTATCTCGAGCTGGGCGACCCGGAGAAAGCCGACTGGGAGATCAGGGAAGCCCTCCGGTTGCATCCCCGGTTTTGGGATGCGCGCTCCGCGAGCGCGGAGATCTCGGTGAAGCGAAACCGGCCGGAGCAAGCGGTCGCGATCCTCGAAGAATTACTCCGTGAGAACCCCCGCTATGCCGCGGGTTACAGGATGCTCGCCGGAGTGTACGGTTCGGTGCTCGGCGATACACTCAAGTCGAGGCAATACCTCGATCAGTACGACAGTATGATGAAGGGGGCGAAGTGACCAAGTGGATTCTCCGCGCCCTGGTTCTTCTCCTGGTCGGCGGGATCGTTCTCATCTATGAAATCCTCTGGGGGCCGAACTCGTTCGGGAGCGACCGGTTTGTCATCGTCTCCAAGGGGGAGAGCTTTGTTCAGATCCTCGACTCGTTCGACCGCGAAGGCATCATCCGGAGCAGGCTTCTCTTCGACGCGGCGGGCCGGTTGCTCGGCCTCACGACAAAAATGCAGATCGGAAAGTACCGGTTCAGGAGCGGGATGTCGAACACCGAGATGCTGGAGGATCTGCGTTTCGGAAAAACCATCGAACCGATCACGGTCACCATTCCCGAAGGGTTGAAATCGTCCCGCCAGGCCCGGATTTTTGCGCGGAGTCTGGGGATCGATTCCCTCCGGTTCATGACGCTTGTCTATGATTCGACGTTCGCCCACTCGCTCGGGGTTCTCTCGCCCTCCCTGGAAGGCTACCTGATGCCCGATACCTACAAGCTCTACTGGCAGATGGACGAAGAAGAGATCATCAAGGACGAAGTCGCCCAGTTCTGGAGGTTCATGAACGACACGCTCCTGGCGCACGCCGATTCGAGCGGGAGGTCGCTCAATGACATCCTCGCCATGGCCTCGATCGTCGACGCCGAAACGAAAATCGATTCCGAGCGGGCAGTCGTCGCCGGGGTCTACTATAACCGCCTTGAAAAGAAGATGAGGCTCGAGGCGGATCCGACCATCCAGTTCATTCTGGAAGACGGGCCGCGCCGCCTGAAGTTCAGCGACCTGTACCGCGAATCGGCCTACAACACGTACCGGCATACCGGCCTCACCCCCGGACCGATCAATAATCCGGGAAGGGCCTCGATCCGCGCGGCGCTCTACCCCGTCAGGCACAAGTTTTTATTTTTCGTCGCCAACGGGATGGGGGGGCACACGTTCACCCGGAGCTACAACCAGCACCGCCGGGCCGCCCAGCGCTTCCGGAAGTTCCGCGAAGAGCAGCAGGTCCTGAAAGAGGAGGATTAGAAGACGCCCGTCCGAACCGTTCCGTCGCCCGCCCAGGCGCTGCTGCATGCTCTTCTCTGCGGCATCATCCTGACGACCTCATTCTTTTGCGCCGGCCAGGTCGCACCCTCGGGCGGCCCGCCCGATACCACCCCCCCGGTGATTGTAAGCTCCTACCCGTCGCACGGAGCGCTCGGTTACCGGGACAACCGGCTGAACCTTGTGTTCAACAAGTATGTGGATCACTCGAGCGTGGAAGGATCGCTTTTCATTTCGCCGTCGGTCGGCGAACTGAACATCGCGTGGAGCGGGACGGAAGTGGAAATCCGGTTCTCGGATTCCCTGCGGCCGAACACCACCTATATCCTCACGGTCGGCACCGACGCGGTCGACACCAGAAAGAACAGGATGGCGAGCGCGTTCGCTCTTCCCTTTTCGACCGGCGAACATCTCGACTCCGCGAGCGTGTCGGGGAAAGTGTTCGACACGGCTCCGGGCGGTATCATGATCTTCGCCTACATCCTGGGGGGCCAACGGGGCGATACGCTCAACCCCACCCATACGAAGCCGGATTATGAGACCCAGACGGGGAAGGACGGGTCGTTTGTTCTGACGAACCTAGCCCTGGGGAGCTATCGGGTGATCGCGGTCCGCGACGAATACAGGAATCTCCTCTACGACCGCCAGACGGACGAGTTCGGGATGGCGACCTCGGATCTTCTGCTCGACAGCGCGAGGATGAAGATCGCGGGGATCCAATTCCGGATGACGAAGGAAGACACCACCCGCCCCTTTCTCTCAAGCGCGAGACCGCTCGACCGCTCGCACCTGCTTCTCCGCTTCAGCGAGGCGATGGACACCACAGGCGTCCGTGGGAGCTCGATTTCCATTCTCGATACCGCAACACACGAGAGTCTTCCGGTCCGGGATTTTTCGTTCGTGGACGGCTCGCTCCTTGCCGCCCAGGCTGTCACTGCGGACCAGGAGAGCAGCAAAACCTACCGTGCGGCATTATCGGGGATGAAGGACTTGCATGGAAACCCCCTGAATTCCCTTGCGGGAACGGGAGTCTTCACGGGTTCGCCTCTCGCCGACACGTCGAAGCCGGCGATAAAGCTGAGAGAGATTGAGGAGGGGGGAAGGAACGTTCCGGTGGAGGACAGCGTCGAAATCTTCTTCAGCGAGGCGATTCATCCCGCGGGCTTCGAGCACGCGTTCCAGTTGAGGGATACGTCAAACAAGCCTGTCGCCGGAAGCTTCAGGTGGTGGAGTTCGGCGCAGGTATCGTTCATCCCTGCGCGCGCTCTCAGCCTGTCAACGAGCTACCTCGTGAAAGTCGCGCTCGATTCGGTGAAGGATTTTTCAGGAAACCGGGCGGCGGATACCGTCTGGACGAGAAGGTTTCAGACTCTCGAGGAAAAAGCGGTGGGGAGCATCAAAGGGAAGGTGGTGGACGATTCCGCCGGAGCCGCGGGAACGATTTACATTGTCGCCTCCAATATCGCCTCCAGGGATGTGAAACCGATGAACGAAGCCCTCTCTTCTCCGGGCGCGTTCGTCTTTGAGCGGGTTCTCGAGGGGAAGTACACGATCGCGGGCTTCAGGGATTCGAACGGCGACGGAGGGTATTCGTTCGGGATGCCGTTTCCCTATCGTCCCTCGGAACGGTTCGACGTCTTTCCCGACACTCTGAAGGTAAGGGCACGATGGCCGCTGGAGGGGGTCGTCCTCCGCTTCCGCTAGCCCGCCGGTGATACCTCACTTTGGCGGCTTCCCTCCCCAGCTCGTCATGCTGACATGCTTTAGGTCAGCATCTTCCAACTCTTTTTGAATGATCCCGACCTGAAACATGTCGGGATGACGGCAAAAGATGAAAAAGCCACGCTCCGAACCCGCCGGGTTACTGGCGGTGATGTTCGATCTGTTTCTCCGGCTCAATGTTCAACTCGGGCGGCTTCGGAGGGAGATTCTTCAGGATGTTGTCCGGAACGATCCATGCCTGGTTGAAGCCGAGACCTCCCAGCCGTTTCAGCAGCCGGGCTGCGGAGGCCCGGTCCTCGTAATTGCCCACCCGCACCTTGTAGTAGGGAGAATCGAAGACAAGATAGGTCCATTCGTCCGGAAAACGGCTTTCCACGCTGTCCCTCACCTGAACCGCTTCGTCGATATCCTGCGTCAGCAACACCTGCACCCTGAATCCGGGGATTGTCTCCGGCACCGCGGTTGTGATAACGTTTGCGGCTTCGACAGCCGAGCGCTGCGTGATCTCCGCCTGTTTTACCACTTTGATATCGGCATCGTAGTCGGCGGGGTTGAACGACTTTTCGAACCGCTGGAGAAACCCGGCGTCGGACGGGATGCGCTCGGTCTTCGGTTCAACGGCCCTGGTGCCGGAACAATTCCAGAGCGAAATTGTTCCGAGGAGGAGAATTCCCGTCAGGACGATGAACGGGCGGTCACTTCTGGGGAATGTCTGTGGTCCACGCATCCTTGTAATCGCCGGGGTATTTTTGGAGCATCTCGTCGCGGAACTTCCGCGCGTCGTCTTTCGTCGCAAAACTCCCGACAAGCACCTTGTACAGGTAGCTCGTCCGGTCGTAATAGGTGTTGACGCTCACCGAGAACCGCTCCCGCGCGAGCGCGGCGACGCGATCGGCGTTATCCTGTTTCTGATAGGCCCCGACCTGAACCGCGAAGCCGGACGCCTGGCCGGAGGGGGAGGATGGTTCGTAGGCGGGCCTGCTCGTATTGTCGACTTTTACGTCGAACGTATCGCTCTTGGCGGGGCCGCCGGCCGGATTCTGACCGGAGGGGCTTTGAACCGTCGAAGAGCCGCCCTTCTCAGCCGAGCTTTCCTTCGATCCGGAGCATCCCCCGGCGAGGAGCAGTGCGACGAGAGCCCAGAGAACGAGCGATGGCTTGAACACATTCATGGTAACCTCGGATTGTGATGAACGTTAATATGATTGAGCCGCTTTCACCGCGGGAGCCTCTTTGCTCTCGCCGTTCCCGCCCACGATCTTCACGCTCGCGCTTGCGCCGATGCGGTCGGCTCCGCTTGCGACGAGTGCGAGGGCCTCTTCCCGGGTCCGCACTCCTCCGGAGGCTTTCACTCCCATCGCGGATCCGACGACATGCCGCATAAGCGCGATATCGCCGACGGTGGCTCCCCCTTTCGCGAAACCCGTCGAAGTCTTCACAAAATCCGCCCCCGCACGCTTCGCCAGAATACACGCCTTTATTTTCTCTTCGTCCGTAAGGAGGGAGGTCTCAAGAATCACCTTGGTAAGAGCCCGGTAGCGCCGGGCGGTGGTGACGACCCCGAAGATGTCATTTTCCACGTAATCGTATTCGCCGGATTTGAGCATCCCGACATTCACCACCATGTCGAGCTCTGTCGCCCCGTCGCGGAGCGCCTGTTCCCCCTCGAATGCCTTTCCCGCGGAGGTGATGGCGCCGAGGGGAAACCCGATCACCGTGCAGACCTTCACGGGCGTATCCCGGAGCAGCTTTGCGCAGAGTGAGACATAGCAGGGGTTGATGCAGACGCTTGCAAAATTGTATTTCTTCGCCTCCCGGCAGAGCACGGTGACCTGCTCTTTTGTGGCTTCGGGTTTGAGAAGGGTGTGGTCGATCATCCGGGCCAGTTCCGTTTCGATCCCGCCGGCGGCCTCGATCCCCATGCCTGCGCTGACACGAGCGGCCCCGGTGTGGACGATGGTCTTGACGCCTTCCCTGTTGTGGATGACGCAGAGGCCGTCGCTGCAGATACCGTCCTTACAGCACGATTTCCCGCCGGAGCTTTCGTGAAGGATCGATTCGACGAGCCGTTCAACCTCGCCTGGCAGCATCATTCCCTTCGGACAAATTGAGAAAATCCCACTATTCAGCTTCAATATACAACTTTATGAAAAAGAAACAAGCCCGCGTATTTTGTCATCCTGAGCGAAGCGAAGGATCTCGCAGGTCGGAAAGACGAGATCCTTCGGTCGCTACGCTCCCTCAGGATGACACGTTGGGTGAAATCGAGACACGACTGGTGCTTCTTGTATCTCTCGGGGCATTTTCTTAGATTCCCTTCGGTTTGACACCCATAACCTGAACCTTCCATGCGAATCTGCACCCGGACTCTATTTTTTCTCCCGGCGCTCGTCTTGTTGTGCGGCCCGGAGGTTCGCGCACAGGATAATAGCGCGTACAACTTTCTCCAGCTCGATGTCGGCGCGCGCGCCGCGGCGCTAGGCGGCGGTCCGGTGGTGATGGTCGATGATCCGAACGCCATCTTTTACAACCCCGCCGCGCTCGGGACGCTGACCCAGCGCAGAGTCTCCTTCGGTTTTTTCAAGCACCTTCTCGATATTAATGCGGGGCACGCCAGCTTCGGGACGGAAATTCCCAACCTGGGGTTTGTGGGCGCGGGGATCGTCTATATCAATTACGGCGAGTTTAACCGCACCGGCGAAGAGGGGGAGGATTTAGGGACATTCCATGCGGGCGAGCTCGCGGTGACCGCGGGCTATGCAGGGGCATTGCGGCCGGGGCTCGAGTATGGAGTGAACGCAAAATTCATCTACTCGTCGATCGCAGAGGCGCACTCTTCCGCCGCGGCTGTCGATCTGGGGTTGCAGTATGTGGCGATCCCCGACAGAATCACGCTCGGGATAAGCCTGCTCAACCTGGGGACCCAGCTCAATCCTTACGTCAACACACGGGAAGATCTCCCGCTCAACCTGCGCGTCGGGGCCGAGATCTACCCGGAACACCTCCCGGCGGCTCTCCTACTGAGCCTGGACCGGCTCAACGAGAAACAGGACTCCTTCGGTGAGAGGTTCAGGGCCTTCTCGGTGGGGCTCGACCTGCTTCCCGGGCCGAACGTCCACCTCCGGATCGGGTACAATAACGGACAGAGGCAGGATTTGAAAGTCCTTTCGAGTTCGGGGCTGGCGGGGTTTTCGATCGGAGGGGGGATCAACACGGACATGTACAGCGTCGATTATGCCTACTCGTCGCTCGGCCAGATCGGCGCCGTGCACCGGATCAGCATAACGTTCTGACCGGCGCGGCTCAGAATTTCTTGTAGGGGGTTTTCAGGTACCGCCCGGCCTGCTCGTGGGCGCCCTGGTAGTCGTCGAGCGCAAGCACCTTCCGGTACTGCTTCACCGCAAGATCCCGCTTCATCTGCAGGTCGTAAATCATCCCGATTTTCAGATTCACTCCCACCATGAAACCGGTCGGATCCTTATCGAGGAGCCGTGAAAGCTCGTCGCACCGGTAGAAGTGCTCGAGGGAGGCGGGATAGTTTGCCGTGTTCATCTCCTGCACGCCCAGATAATAGCGCGCCTCCCGTTCGAGGAGCCGGTCGTATCCGCGGTTCTTGTGCTCGACTCTCTCCAGGATCTCCCTGAAGGCAGTTGCACACGCTTCCCAGTTTCCGAGCGAGGCATAGCAGCGCCCGACATACTTGTGAAAGATCGGGTTGTTCGGGAACCGCGCGTGGAGTCTTAACGAAAGGGGGAGGGCCTGGTCCGGTTTTTTCTCGTAATTCTGCAAGACCTGCAGGAGAAAATAGGTCGCTTCAATGCTCGCGTACGTCCCGTTGGAGGCCGTCCTCGCGAGCTCTTTCAGGCCTTTCTTCTTGTTGCCTTCCGGAAAAAAAATCATGAAGGGTTTCACGAAAGGGTAAAGGTCGGGGATGATAGCGGCATAATAATGGTACAGACCCATGCCGAGGAGGACGTCGTTGTTCTCCGGCGCCAGTTTGTACGCCTCCTCCACGATGGGAAGGGCCGCGCGGCCGTCGCTCGCCGCCTTGAGCCAATCCTCCCGGTTGCCGTGCAACCTTCCCCGAAATCCGAGCGCTCCCCCTTTGAAAAAGAGCGCCGCTGTGTCGTGTTCGTTCTTATCGAGCCGCTTGTCGCACAGATCGATCACCCGGTCCAGTTCGGAAAGGAAGCGGTCGTCGTAGGCCGTGTTCTCAATGTCCGTGACGATTCTCCACCAGTCGACCATCGCGAGGAAAAAATAACCCGCCGGATGATCAGGCATCCGGCGGGCGATGTATTGAAACTCGGTCTTTGCGCTGTCGAACGAGAGATTGTAGACCTCCTCGATCCCCCGGTGAATGCGCGCTTCGGTTGCGGAATCGCCGATCCATTGGGCCGGCGAGGCGACGACAGAGAGCGCCGCAAGGAGCCCGATGCACATGCCCCTCGGTACTTTAAGGGACGGCCGGACGGATCCCGCTCTCAGAAGCTCCGGACTACGCGAAATCACTCGAGCTGGTTGTTCGCCGCGGCTTCCTTCAGCTTGTCGTTGGCGAAGATCGCCACTTCGACCCGCCGGTTCTGCTGCCGCCCTTCGGCGGTCGTATTCGAGGCGACCGGTGCGGTTTCACCGAAGCCCCTCGTCGTAATCCGGGACCCGGCGACGGAAAGGCCCTTCAGGTAGTCGGCGACCGACTGGGCCCGGCGCTCGGACAGGCGCTGATTGTAATCGGCTGTACCGGTCGAGTCGGTGTGGCCGTCGACCAGGATGTTCGTGTCGGGGTACTTGTTCAGGATCTTCGCGAGACTGGAGATGTTCGATTCTGCGGTGGGTTGAAGATCGGATGCGTTCGTCTTGAAGAGAATCCCGGAATCGAACGTGATCTTGATTCCCTCGCCGACCCGCTCAATCTTTGCGTTCTTGATGTCATTTCTCATCTCCTCGGCCTGCTTGTCCATATAATGACCGATCAGCACGCCTGCGGTGCCTCCGACCGCGGCCCCGATGATGACCCCGGCGGCAGTATTCCCCGCCGCGTGTCCGATGATCCCGCCGATAATTCCCCCGGCAGCAGCTCCTATTCCACCCCCCTTGACGGTGTTGCTCGCCCCGCAGCCCATCATGAGAAGGGAAGCGCAGATCACCAGAACGGTGAAGAGTTTGATGGGAGTTGTCATGGCGTCTCTCCTCTGAAATGATGTAAGTGTTGAGTTTGGATGGTTGCTATGCAGCTGAAATCCTTGAGGTAAGATATGAAACCACCCTGTCACTCGCAATTCGCTCCTGGGCCATCGAGTCGCGTTCCCGCACCGTGACAGTCTGATCCTCCAGCGTTTGCGAATCGACGGTGATGCAGAACGGTGTCCCGATTTCGTCCTGCCGCCGGTAGCGGCGCCCGACCGCGCCGCTCGCATCGTAAGAAACCCGGAGAGCGCTTCTCAACTCCTGTTCGATCTTCTTCGCTATTTCGGGCATTCCGTCCCGGTTCACGAGCGGAAAGACCGCGGCTTTGATCGGGGCGAGTCTCGGGTGGAGCTTCAGTACCACGCGGGTCTCCGCCGTCCCTTCGGCCGTGGGCGCTTCCTCCTCGGCATAGGCGTTCACGAGAAACGCCATACACGACCGGCTCGCTCCGGCCGATGTTTCGATGATATACGGCGTGAATTTCTCCTTCGATTCCTCTTCGAAATACTTGAGGCTTTTCCCGGAAAACTGCTCGTGCCGGGAAAGATCGAAATCGGTGCGGTTGTGCACCCCTTCGATTTCGCCCCAGCCGAACGGGAAGGAATATTCAACGTCGTAGGCATCCTTGGCGTAATGGGCGAGCTTCCCGGGCTCGTGGCGGTGCCAGCGGAGCTTGCCGGACTCCATCCCGAGCCGGTTGAACCAGCTCATCCGCTGTTCGCGCCAGTATTCGAACCATTCGACGTCGGTTCCCGGTTTCACAAAGAACTGCATCTCCATCTGCTCGAACTCCCGCGTCCGGAAGAGGAAGTTCTTCGTGTTGATCTCGTTCCTGAACGCCTTGCCGATCTGGGCGATGCCGAACGGGATCTTCTGGCGGGAGGAGGACTGAACGTTGAGAAAGTTCACGAAGATCCCCTGGGCCGTCTCGGGGCGTAGGTAGACGACGGCGCCCGAATCCTCGACCGGCCCGACGAATGTCTTGAACATCAGGTTGAATGTCCGGGCCTCCGTGAAGGTCCCCTTGTTTCCGCAATTGGGACAATTCAGGACCGGGAGGAATTTTTGGGGTTCAAGCTCCGCGCGCCTGCGGAATTCTTCCGTCATCAGAGTCTCGTCCGCGGGGAGCGCGGCCCCCGGCTCGACGGCGCGGAGAAGTTCCTTCTGCTTTTTGACCGACAGCTCCTCGAAGAGGATGTCGACGCGATAGCGGGATTTGCACTGCCGGCAATCGACCATCGGATCGGTGAAATTCTCCACGTGGCCGGAGGCCTCCCACACTTTCGGGTGCATGAGAATCGCCGCGTCGATCCCCTCGACGTTTTCCCGGTATGTCATTTCCTTCCACCACTCGGCCTTGATATTGTTCAGGAGCTCGACGCCCAACGGGCCGTAATCCCATGCGCCGTTCAAGCCGCCGTAGATCTCGCTCGACTGGAAGACGAAGCCCCTCCGTTTGCAGAGCGAGACCAGTTTATCCATCGATACCGTGCCGGGTTTCTCTTTTGCCATTGAACGTACTCTCTCTTTCGTTGATGATGGTGCGGAAAATTCGTGTGGTCCGGATTCAGACTTTCTTAGGGGGCCGGTCCCGGGCATCCCGTCTCAGATTGGGGGTCGGGCGGAGGATGATCGTCTGA from Bacteroidota bacterium encodes the following:
- a CDS encoding Ig-like domain-containing protein — its product is MTTSFFCAGQVAPSGGPPDTTPPVIVSSYPSHGALGYRDNRLNLVFNKYVDHSSVEGSLFISPSVGELNIAWSGTEVEIRFSDSLRPNTTYILTVGTDAVDTRKNRMASAFALPFSTGEHLDSASVSGKVFDTAPGGIMIFAYILGGQRGDTLNPTHTKPDYETQTGKDGSFVLTNLALGSYRVIAVRDEYRNLLYDRQTDEFGMATSDLLLDSARMKIAGIQFRMTKEDTTRPFLSSARPLDRSHLLLRFSEAMDTTGVRGSSISILDTATHESLPVRDFSFVDGSLLAAQAVTADQESSKTYRAALSGMKDLHGNPLNSLAGTGVFTGSPLADTSKPAIKLREIEEGGRNVPVEDSVEIFFSEAIHPAGFEHAFQLRDTSNKPVAGSFRWWSSAQVSFIPARALSLSTSYLVKVALDSVKDFSGNRAADTVWTRRFQTLEEKAVGSIKGKVVDDSAGAAGTIYIVASNIASRDVKPMNEALSSPGAFVFERVLEGKYTIAGFRDSNGDGGYSFGMPFPYRPSERFDVFPDTLKVRARWPLEGVVLRFR
- a CDS encoding SPOR domain-containing protein — encoded protein: MRGPQTFPRSDRPFIVLTGILLLGTISLWNCSGTRAVEPKTERIPSDAGFLQRFEKSFNPADYDADIKVVKQAEITQRSAVEAANVITTAVPETIPGFRVQVLLTQDIDEAVQVRDSVESRFPDEWTYLVFDSPYYKVRVGNYEDRASAARLLKRLGGLGFNQAWIVPDNILKNLPPKPPELNIEPEKQIEHHRQ
- a CDS encoding SPOR domain-containing protein, with the translated sequence MNVFKPSLVLWALVALLLAGGCSGSKESSAEKGGSSTVQSPSGQNPAGGPAKSDTFDVKVDNTSRPAYEPSSPSGQASGFAVQVGAYQKQDNADRVAALARERFSVSVNTYYDRTSYLYKVLVGSFATKDDARKFRDEMLQKYPGDYKDAWTTDIPQK
- the deoC gene encoding deoxyribose-phosphate aldolase, translated to MGIEAAGGIETELARMIDHTLLKPEATKEQVTVLCREAKKYNFASVCINPCYVSLCAKLLRDTPVKVCTVIGFPLGAITSAGKAFEGEQALRDGATELDMVVNVGMLKSGEYDYVENDIFGVVTTARRYRALTKVILETSLLTDEEKIKACILAKRAGADFVKTSTGFAKGGATVGDIALMRHVVGSAMGVKASGGVRTREEALALVASGADRIGASASVKIVGGNGESKEAPAVKAAQSY
- the porQ gene encoding type IX secretion system protein PorQ — encoded protein: MRICTRTLFFLPALVLLCGPEVRAQDNSAYNFLQLDVGARAAALGGGPVVMVDDPNAIFYNPAALGTLTQRRVSFGFFKHLLDINAGHASFGTEIPNLGFVGAGIVYINYGEFNRTGEEGEDLGTFHAGELAVTAGYAGALRPGLEYGVNAKFIYSSIAEAHSSAAAVDLGLQYVAIPDRITLGISLLNLGTQLNPYVNTREDLPLNLRVGAEIYPEHLPAALLLSLDRLNEKQDSFGERFRAFSVGLDLLPGPNVHLRIGYNNGQRQDLKVLSSSGLAGFSIGGGINTDMYSVDYAYSSLGQIGAVHRISITF
- a CDS encoding OmpA family protein translates to MTTPIKLFTVLVICASLLMMGCGASNTVKGGGIGAAAGGIIGGIIGHAAGNTAAGVIIGAAVGGTAGVLIGHYMDKQAEEMRNDIKNAKIERVGEGIKITFDSGILFKTNASDLQPTAESNISSLAKILNKYPDTNILVDGHTDSTGTADYNQRLSERRAQSVADYLKGLSVAGSRITTRGFGETAPVASNTTAEGRQQNRRVEVAIFANDKLKEAAANNQLE